GATCTTCCTCGGAGCGGGCCCTTGAGGGCACGAGCGATAGCAATGGCAATGCCATGGCGCTCAACTCCACAACGTCCATCAATGGAGGCAGTGGTTCCCCTGTGAACTTGGTGTTTTGCATCATGACAAACTGTGTCCACATAGGCCGTGGAAACGCTCCCTGCTTCTGCTGCGCGGCCACGAAGCCCAAGCAGTGCTACGAAACGAGGGAAGAGTGCAACTTCATACTACTTCGTGTAGCCACCCATGGGAGATCTCGATTGATTGATCAGCCATCGTCAAATGAGTGCACTATATTAGCTAGGAGGGAAGAACTGATGCGTTGAAGTGTCTAGTTATCTATCGACAGATTTTATGTGCTTAAATTTATTAGATTTTGACCTAGGTGATAGTTGTAGCACAAATCCTAAAGCAGTATAAACGTATAGAAATATAATAgatttaataaaaaaaatctgACAACCGATAAATAGCAAAAGTCTTGTTATCTTATTAAATCCCATCCAAATAATATCATGTCGATCTTGCTTCGGAAATCATCATATCACGCGCTAGTTTCGCTTTCCCCTCAAAAAAATAAATATCACgcgctatttttatttatttttggattGCTTGATGCATGCGCTGTCGTCTTGCTTACGACGAAGGCGTGTCGTGTTCCCGCTGTCGTCACGAGCCAAAATGAGGCACGCGCGACCTGTGCTGCATCTGCCTCGTCGTCGTCGCCACTCAGCCGCGAGCGCCTGTCGCCAGCCAACCACCTCCAGCGCCGCTGCGCCCGTCGCAACAGCTGCCAGTTGACGCCACGCCGTCGCTGCCATATTAAGCTGGCGCGCCATGCTAATCTGGGCGTCCCCGCGCACGCGCAGGACTTGCCTCCCTCGCGCCTCGCCGTCGTATTTATTCGCTCTCGCAGGGCGGAGAGCCGAGCTGCCTTGCAAACAAACAAACCCACGTTCGAACGAGAGCCGTCGAATCCAGCAAGCCCCAGCGCAGCTCGTGCGACCGATTCCATTCGTGGTCCGTGCGCGTGCGCGTGCGCGCGTGCGCCACGCGGTTCAGAcgtgcggcgcggcgcggcgctggGAGCTGGCCGTCGTCTGATCGGAGATCTCATTTCGCCGCCCGATGCTCGCTGGAGGCTGACGAGCGCCGCCGCCTCGCTAATTTGCCGCAGGGAGACACCACCCCAGCCGTCCGAGACCGGTCGGACGGCTGTGCTGGTGTACCAAAAATAGCGAGCGTCCCATGCATGCCGCGCGCTGACGAGGCGTTCGCCCCGGCTCCGCTCCGCTCCACCAAACGAGGATtaggcgtcgtcgtcgtcgtcgtcgtcgccccgTGCCACAGGCGCCGCGCCGGTCGCGTCCAGATCGGTGACCGTCCGCGGCTGGTGCGATGGCGTTGCCCCTGCAGGACGTCGCCGTCCGCGCCGAGCTCCGCGGCAACGCGGCgccggcctcgccgccgccgacgcaGCTTATGGAACGGCTCTCGTCGTCGGACAGCAGCGGCACCGAGGAGGCGGGCGACCCTGACAGGATCCCGGCCGCGGTGTTCGAGCGGGACCCGTCCGAGTCGAACAAGGACTGGAGCATGATGTCCACGGAGTCGGTGTTCGGCCTCCAGGTCGCGCCGTCCAGCGACTTCACCGGCTTCTTCCTGGCGCACCCGGAGCTCATGGACATCGCCACGCCGCCgcgcagcagcagcgccgccgtccTCGACGCCGACGCCAAGGCCGCCCCTGTCGTCTCGCCGCCCTTCGAGAGCATCCCGGAGCTCCCCGAGAGCGCCATGAAGGGAAACTACTCCTTCGCCTTCCCAAAGTACGCACACCACCATCTGCCATTTCGTTGCATACAATACGTTCTTGTTGTTTAAAAGCTGGATCTTCTCGACCAACTGATGAACAAAATCTTATCACGAAGCTTGATAGAGGACAAGAGAAACTACTCCAAGAAGCAGTCTCAGCGGGAACACCAGCCGGAGCCAACAGCACCAATGGAGGCGGCTAAGGCCGCGCCAGCACCGGCGGAAGCTGAAGCGAAGGAGGAGGCGCAGCCGCAGACAAGCAGCAAACCGGAGGCAGCTCCGGTTCCGGGATCGGGAAAGGGCAGCTTGTTCTCATGCTTCCCCTGCTGCTGATAAGCGACCAAAATGCAGTGGCCAGCAGCATGATGTCTCTGTAAATCGCCACTTGGGCGCTATGTAAAATGGAGTGTTTTAGAGTGCGAAGAAATGCAGGGCGTGCAAGTGTAAGGGCAAAGGGTTTCCTGGTACAAAAAATGGCGTTGGGGCAGCAAAGGCTCTTGCAATGCAAGGAAGTATATATGTCGAATTCAGAATGGCTAACTTGCTATACTGGCGGTGCAAACGATCTTTTTATGTACTACTGAACAATTCCAAGTCATTTTTTAAGCTTCTATAATGCCCTGTACAGTTCAGTTCTGAAAGCGTTGTAATGGTCCTTTTATGTATATAAGCAAGGGTATCTACCAGGACTCTAAAAGGCCAGGGATGAGGGTACTTTGGCAACATGACCTGAATCTGAATGCAAACTAGGATCACAGGGACCACATGATTAAGATAAGTTTGACTAAAATGTTACATGGCAGAAATGGTTCCTCTAGCAGAACACAAAATTCAGCAGAGTTCTCTCAGATCAGTTGAGCATGACATGACCTGCAGCGCGACTAAAAGTTTGCAAACAATACAAATTTAAGTGCCAACGATTTGAGCTCTTTGTATCATGTGCAACTACATGCTGAATACCCAGTCAAACAAGGGACAGCAACAAAAGGATGTCTCCTTGGACAATTACAGCATAGTACAGAGAATTCAGAGATGGAATATCACACAGAACAGGCATTCTGATCTAGTAGAACGGTAATGCCAACCACCTGCAAGTAACTTGATGTTTGCATACCATTCAACTAGAAGACCCTACTGCTGGCTGGAGACTGGCGTGCCATCTTCATTCTGTGCAGCTTCGATTGCCAGAGTTTTCTTAGCGACTTGTTTGGGAATATCAAGGTCATCTTGGATGCAACGTTGCAAAGGATGGGATAGAAGAATGCACATCTGACGAAAGAGAACGCGAGCAAGCCCTTGACCAGTCTCAAGAATGTACCCCTCATACTGGCTGACATGGTCAAGAGCATCAACCAAGGCATCATATACCATCTGTGGGCAGTTGTCAGCACTTGGCTTGTCATGGAGATAGATTATGTCAAGGGTGAAATTCTTTGGCTTCACAGGCCACTGATGCTGTGGCTTCATAGAGGAACGGCAGTAGATAAGTACCTGGAATGATTAGAATTGAAGCATTCAAGACCCAAGACACTATATAACTGAAGATATGCAAAGTAAATAACTTCATGCCAAAACAGTGTGCCATTATTAAAAGTAAAAATCAGGAAGATGTTGTCCACAGAAGGAAAGATAGTGATCCGAGGAAAATTAGCACCACGACAATTCAGAGTGGTCCTGCATTTTACATATATTGAAACAAACTACTATTTCCAGAGCACCATAATTAACAGAGAGAGCCATTTATGTTAAATTTACATCACACCTGTGATAACAATAAAAACATTATCAACAATGTTCTAACTTGTAAGTGACCACTTCTACTTGCTGTCCCAATTGGTTACCAGATACTAACATGGAATCAAATTTGCAGGCAGACATAATTTAAAAGCAATGAAACCCTGAGTCCTagttacaaaaggcttaccaccctgAGAAGCTGGCCTTGCGATTCTGCTCTTGTCCCTTCATGGTTAGCTGTCATGAAGAGCTGGGTGAGATCAGCCATTGCATATCTTGATTCTGAAGCAGACAGGGAATGGATTGCCTCCGTTGCTGAACCAGCGTCACTGCTGAAGCCCTTCTTCACCTTAAAATTCAAAGGGGACAAGTTGTATTAACCAATATATTATCACATTCCAGAGATACAATAAGCATCTTGACCAATAACTCTCAGAGCAAACTATAGAGCAATAATACATGATGATTGCGGAAATTTGGGGGCGAATATCTCACTCAACTCCTAACTTAAACCCAACCTAAACAGAATCCCCTCTCGTAGATCCCCTTATATCTCGAACTGGGCGCTCAAACATTAATGGTTCCCCACATCACAGAATAAATCCTGATTTCTAGTATTACTGTATGAGACAGCAGGTAGTAACATTTCTGCACAAATAGGAATATTCGTTCCCTAAATTTCTCATCGAGAACTCGAGAAGTGCAAGGAACGCGAAACCCGACTAAATGTTGCCGAGAAATGAAGGGATCAGGTGAGGGGAACCGTGATACCATGGAGAACGCCTCGCCGAGGGAGCCGAAGGCGAAGCGGTGGTCGGGGCACATggtgagcttgctgtggacgaAGAGCAGCAGGGCCTGCTTGATCGCGTCCATCCGCCTGACAGCGGTCCGGGGCCCCGCCGCCGGGGCACCCCCGGCGGCCCCCGCGGGCTGCGGCGAcgcggtggaggtggagcccgaggacgccgccgcggcggcggactTCATCTCCGCGCGCGCCTCCAGGTCGACGTCGACGCAGAAGAGGATGTCCTCCGCGGGGAGGCGGCCCGGCGGCAGCGAGTAGCGCGGCGCGGCCGCGGCGTCCGTCGCCATCGGGACAGCAGCGGGTGGTGGGCTGGGTGGGGGAAGGGTGGCTGGGTGGGTTCGGTTTCGGGTTCAGTTCGTGGGTCCGGTCGGGGTGTGTGTGTGCGCTGTAGAACGCGAAACAACGCGTTTCGTTATTATTGTGGGTGGGGTTGCTGTAGAACATGAAACAACACGTTTCGTTATTATAGGCCTCCAAACATCGACTTCGCTAAAACGACCTTTGAAACGTTGTCACTTTGTTATACATaatatttgatttttttaatcacttttcttaactaaaatacatgtattttgccaTGATGTGACCGTATTGCCCTCAGGGCTTCAATTGACGTGGGATGGGGTTGCTGGCCGCTCATAATTATAGAACGCGAAACAACGCGCTTCGTTATTATAGGACTCCAAACATCGACTTTGCTAAAATGACACTTGAAACGTTGGCACTTTGTTATATATGACATTTGATCTTTTTAATCACTTTTCTCAGCTAAAATACATGTGTTTTGCCATGATGTGACCGTATTGCCCTCAAGGCTTCAATTGATGTGGGATGGGGCTGCTGGCCGCTCGCCTATAATTGCAATTTTCTCTGCCACGTCTGGTTGCAGGAAGAGAAGACGAAAGCCATGACCTTGTGTTTGCCTTTGTCCTGCACAGTGCAGATAACTCTGAACGATTCCTCGTCATTCTCACCGGCTGGAGCCAGAACATGTAACAGATGCCGCGGCGTACCATTGTCTGGGGTGGAGGCCGCCAGTAGGTCATCGGGTATGCGTGGAATCTTGACGTACCGGCGATGCAGGGGGTCGCAGACTACAAAATCCTCGAAGGCGATTGCGGCGGAGATGCGTCGGGAGAGGAGGACGTGGCCATCGCGGGCGTCGCAAGAGCTCCATGCGCGGGggtcggggaggaaggagaaggcGACGTCGGCATCTTGCGCGAGCGCGTGGGCTTTCGGGGCGGCCCGACGGAGAGGAATTCTCGGTATCCGTATCTGATGAACCCGAGGACCAGAGGGGAGTGGAGGGACCGGAAGCAGCGGACGAACCGGCGGTCGGAGACGATACGGCGGaaggtggagcaggcggcggaGGCGCAGGTGAGGTTGGCCATGTCGTCGAGGCGCAGGAATATCTCCTCCTAGATCTCGTCAGGGAGGACGGTATGCGCCGCCAGCGCTCTGGCAGTACGGTGCGGCACCGCCGTCGATGCCATCCGCGCCTGGCGCCTGCGCGTCGCTGCCTCTCGCTCGCGTCAATTGAAGCCTGAGGGCAATACGGTCACATCATggtaaaatacatgtattttagtTGAGAAAAGTGATTAAAAAGATCAAATATCATGTATAACAAAGTGCCAATGTTTCAAGGATCGTTTTAGCGAAGTCGATGTTTGGAGTCCTATAATAACGAAGCGTATTGTTTCGCGTCCTATAATTGCAATTTTCTGGGGGAGGCCAACTGGCCAAGATCTGCGGCTCTGTTCGACTCATACATAAGCCAGCCGATAAGTCGGCTGAATCTGTTTTGttgtgtgagaaaaatactgtagattctaactAATAagttggctgataagttcaagcgaacagggccgcaGAAAGCGCTGGCTGCTAAaccagaaaaggaaaaaaaacttgGGGGTTTTGgatgagaaaaatactatagtgTTTTCTTCAATGTTTGCTATATACACCGAGGTAAAACACTCCTTGCTGTTCACACAACGTTGTCGAATAGGCCCTTgcccctgccctgccctgcctaTCGCCGGTGCCAGCAATCCAGCATCGCAGAGGATGTTGCAATAGAGGAACACCGAGAGCGTGGTGGTGAAGCCTGAAACAACTGCTACAGCTGGTCCTAGAACGCCGTGACTctttgggtgtgtttggttggccGCATCTTTGGCATCCTGGCCCAACCGGTGCGCATCTCTATATAGGAATCCTGCTTCCAAAAGACGGGCAGCGGATCAGGCCACGCCGCCTGTTAGCCTGCTAACCGTCCGATCTGGCGAACAAGCGATATCGACCGTTCGATCATGGTCTTCACGGGTCTCCTACCCGTTAAGCCACGCAACCGGGCCGTCACGAATGCTCCGGAACCCACTCGACTCGCCCCCTCCGCCTCGGACGGATGCACGCTCGTACTCATGCGTCGCCTCTCCGTGCGGCGCCGCCTCCGTCGTCCCTGCTCCCGCCCTGCCCGAGGCTCGACGATGCCCGGGGCTTGCCACGTCGCCGGGTCGTTCTACTCTGCCACACGCCGCCCGAGGTCCGAGGAGGACGGCGGCGTAGGGAGCCATGGACACGAACAGGCCGCATCACGGCGGAGCGAGGGCCGCGCTCTATGGCGAGGTGGAGCACGGGCCGCGTGGATGGCCGGCGGCGCGGGTCCGTGGAGCTACGAACAGGCCACGGCGTAGCGACGTGAGGGCCACACGGACGGGCGGCGCGGCAGCGCCCTGTCCAAACGCGAGCTCCACACGCCACGCGTGCCTACCGTTCGACAGAATGTCGCACTCAGTCTGAGCTTACTCCAAACACCAGACGACAGCAATGCTCACACTGGCCCATGTGAAGATCCACGTTGCGTAAAGACGGAGGTGCAGCGCCGTTTGACGACCTCCTAGCTTTTGACACCCATTCACTACTCCTTCAACCTCCTGCGTGCCTGAGCAGTCAGCAAGAACATGTTCACACACGAAGGTAATTTTTTCCCCTTTCAAGTCCTACTTGACAGCGCAGGGCAAGATCCATATAAAATTCCACATTTTTAGATAATGAAACAACTTAATTGCGAAGCTTTGTGATGAAACAGCCGAAGTATAGTGACCACTTGATCTTCTCAATTTGGTTTTCATACTATGCTCCTCAACATTTTAGCATATGCTACATTTTTCTTCCATCTGAGTTTGTGGAAGAAAAAAGTTCTATAGGGTTTACCTTTTCTAAAATCTTAGCAAAGGGCTTCCATACTCATGTAAGATTCTTTCTTATAGGCACTCATCATATTGGGTATTATCATTTGTTTATGTTCTAGGTGAGTCTGCAGCTGCAATACCTACAGGTGCTTAGTGAGGGCTTACTACCATGCTTGCTTAATAGGGTTACATAATTATATATAGATAAAAAGTAAAACTTATTTTATATGATTTAAGATATTTTAGTAATATGAAAGCAAAAAATACATACTTATACCTTTTACTACACATACAGTTCAAATAATAGGCTCTAAAATAGCAGCTCATGTATGTCAAGTTGTTGCTTGACATGTGATTATGCTAATCTCATTGCTTTGATTAATGGTTAGTTCTTTGCTACTTGTAGTTGGGAAAATACAGGTTACAGCCAATTTTTTTGATATGACTTCAGTACCAGCCTCACAATAATGTGCATCCAGAAATATTGGAATAAAAAATATGGTTTTTGCTGTAGTAGATCCTAATTTGACATCTAGAAAGTAATATTGCACTTTATACGAGTAGATTTTAGTTATAGAAAATCCTACAATGATGCTattggaaaataaaataaaatatgaacAGTATGCTGGTAGGGTTCGAACCACTGCACAGTTCTTCGGTTGTTCTGAAGTTTACCGCTTAGTTTCTTTATTAACTCTATCCTTTCTCCAAATTCATAACCATTTTCATCAGCACATGTTAGATATGCAATGCAAAGAAAATAtagcaaaagaaagaaaaatataacAGAAGTATCAAGAAAAAGCATGAAGAACTTTAGAACAGGACAAACTATTCATCCAAGAAGAAAGACTATTGCTAAGAGAGGACTTGAATCTATATAGGTGTAGCTTTGTGGCATGTAGAAAATAAAATTTCCAGGTACTACTTATTTTCCATTGAATACAGAGCTCTTGAGAACAAACGTTAACTAGCAGCAGCTAGCAATACACAATATTCACAAACACCCTACACTTGTGCACTGTTCATAATCTTGTTGCTGAGATCAGGTGAGAATCCATCTAATGATTTGTTCATGAGCCTGTTTTATACTTCTTAGGTTGATTTAATGCCAATTTCTTGGTTTCTTATCTCTTACACTGCACGTGCATGCGATGGATACACACCATGTACTCAGTGGTTTGTCTCTGTGGAATGATCTGCTGACTAATAAACAAACTAAGTAACAAACAAAACAAACATGCATGTCAGCAGCTAATTATAGTTAGTTccattaatatttattttgatcaAGTTATGTAGTAGACCCAAGATACTTTATGATATTTAATTAATTGTAATGTGACTCAAGTAATCTTAGTTCAAAATCCATGTCTCAAAGTGAACACTTCTCAGCCCACAAGATGCCTTCTCTTGGTGTTCATCAGG
The nucleotide sequence above comes from Miscanthus floridulus cultivar M001 chromosome 18, ASM1932011v1, whole genome shotgun sequence. Encoded proteins:
- the LOC136521439 gene encoding uncharacterized protein; the protein is MALPLQDVAVRAELRGNAAPASPPPTQLMERLSSSDSSGTEEAGDPDRIPAAVFERDPSESNKDWSMMSTESVFGLQVAPSSDFTGFFLAHPELMDIATPPRSSSAAVLDADAKAAPVVSPPFESIPELPESAMKGNYSFAFPNLIEDKRNYSKKQSQREHQPEPTAPMEAAKAAPAPAEAEAKEEAQPQTSSKPEAAPVPGSGKGSLFSCFPCC
- the LOC136521438 gene encoding uncharacterized protein; translation: MATDAAAAPRYSLPPGRLPAEDILFCVDVDLEARAEMKSAAAAASSGSTSTASPQPAGAAGGAPAAGPRTAVRRMDAIKQALLLFVHSKLTMCPDHRFAFGSLGEAFSMVKKGFSSDAGSATEAIHSLSASESRYAMADLTQLFMTANHEGTRAESQGQLLRVVLIYCRSSMKPQHQWPVKPKNFTLDIIYLHDKPSADNCPQMVYDALVDALDHVSQYEGYILETGQGLARVLFRQMCILLSHPLQRCIQDDLDIPKQVAKKTLAIEAAQNEDGTPVSSQQ